A genomic stretch from Mya arenaria isolate MELC-2E11 chromosome 10, ASM2691426v1 includes:
- the LOC128204503 gene encoding short-chain collagen C4-like — MEAFGDSLKEATSSMRILEPTWMYKELTNAMQKQQEKIESLKTGEVKSSGLFTRWGRRSCPGSTELVYEGFAGGGHYNEKGASSNYICLPHDPIYDDDGRNAGSVSKVYGAEYQTSSATFHTSLHDEDVPCAVCRVVGRNVVMIPARNACYSGWHTEYSGYLMSEHYSHFGNKELVCMDGIPEKAEGSNAGNQDGALLFFVQAICGSLKCPPYSENKALTCVVCSK; from the exons ATGGAAGCGTTTGGTGATTCATTGAAGGAGGCAACTAGCTCCATGAGAATATTGGAGCCCACATGGATGTACAAAG AACTAACAAATGCAATGCAAAAGCAACAGGAGAAAATTGAATCACTGAAGACCGGGGAAGTAAAGAGCAGCGGTTTATTCACGCGATGGGGTCGGCGGTCATGCCCTGGAAGCACGGAGCTGGTGTACGAAGGGTTTGCTGGCGGCGGTCATTACAATGAAAAAGGAGCGAGCAGTAATTACATTTGTCTGCCGCACGACCCAATCTATGACGACGATGGACGGAATGCGGGTTCCGTTAGCAAGGTTTACGGTGCTGAGTATCAAACAAGTTCTGCAACGTTTCATACGAGTTTACACGACGAAGACGTTCCGTGTGCCGTCTGCCGCGTTGTTGGAAGAAACGTTGTCATGATTCCAGCAAGGAATGCCTGTTATAGCGGATGGCATACCGAGTACTCTGGATATTTGATGTCGGAGCATTATAGTCATTTTGGGAACAAGGAACTCGTTTGCATGGACGGAATTCCTGAAAAGGCGGAAGGAAGTAATGCTGGTAACCAAGATGGTGCTTTGCTTTTCTTTGTTCAGGCTATTTGTGGTTCTTTAAAATGTCCCCCATATAGCGAGAACAAGGCGTTAACATGTGTGGTGTGTTCTAAATAG
- the LOC128204504 gene encoding uncharacterized protein LOC128204504, producing the protein MQFAAVCFAREPECSRFHYEEKLLEKVIRSEIKMDAIDESLKKTTDNVEENIQTISGLTNKVQELQSEIEPLKSVEVMSSGIYTRWGRRSCPGTTELVYEGFAGGGKFNDKGASKYETVYATFHTNLYEEDVPCAVCRVVGRSVVMIPARNVCYSGWHTEYSGYLMSSYYGHEGNKELVCMDGNPEKAEGSDSSNLNGALFYFAQAICGSLKCPPYSENKALTCVVCSK; encoded by the exons ATGCAATTTGCAGCCGTTTGCTTTGCGCGGGAGCCTGAGTGTTCGAGGTTTCACTACGAGGAAAAGCTGCTAGAGAAAGTGATCAGATCGGAAATTAAGATGGACGCGATTGATGAATCATTGAAGAAGACAACGGACAATGTGGAAGAAAATATTCAGACGATTTCAG GCCTGACAAACAAAGTGCAAGAGCTGCAGAGTGAAATAGAACCACTCAAATCAGTAGAAGTCATGAGCAGTGGAATATACACGAGATGGGGTCGGCGGTCATGCCCTGGAACCACGGAACTGGTGTACGAAGGGTTTGCTGGTGGCGGAAAATTCAATGATAAAGGAGCGAGTA AGTATGAAACCGTGTATGCAACGTTTCACACGAATTTATACGAAGAAGACGTTCCATGTGCTGTATGCCGCGTTGTAGGAAGAAGCGTTGTCATGATCCCAGCAAGGAATGTCTGTTATAGCGGATGGCACACCGAGTACTCTGGCTACTTGATGTCGTCTTATTACGGCCATGAAGGGAACAAGGAACTCGTTTGCATGGACGGTAACCCTGAAAAGGCTGAAGGAAGTGATAGTAGTAACCTTAATGGTGCCCTGTTTTACTTTGCTCAAGCTATATGTGGCTCGTTGAAGTGTCCTCCATATAGCGAGAACAAGGCGTTAACATGTGTGGTGTGTTCTAAATAG